The proteins below come from a single Syntrophales bacterium genomic window:
- a CDS encoding NADP-dependent isocitrate dehydrogenase, with protein sequence MKIKVRNPIVEIDGDEMTRIMWDLVKEYLILPYLNVDLKYYDLHIKKRDETDDKITEDAARAILSHGVGVKCATITPTEERVQEYNLKKAWKSPNATIRTILGGTVFREPILVKNIVPYVRSWKKPIVIGRHAYGDVYSNVEMRIQRKGKVKLLFQPEEGEEVAETTVFQFSGPGIVQAIHNLDDSIEEFARTCFRYALERKLDLWFSAKDTISKTYDGHFRSIFEKEYRTNWETHFRQAGLSYNFSLIDDAAARVVRSEGGILWALKNYDGDVMSDMIASACGSLAMMTSVLVSPKGCYEYEAAHGTVQRHYYRYLKGEETSTNPTAIIFAWSGALKKRGELDNTQDVIAFAENLERAVRETIESGIMTGDIIGMAESIPSKKLVSTQEFIKAISIRLEDCYK encoded by the coding sequence ATGAAGATAAAAGTTAGGAACCCCATTGTAGAAATAGACGGCGATGAGATGACCCGTATTATGTGGGATCTCGTCAAAGAATATCTCATCTTGCCTTACCTAAACGTAGACCTAAAATACTACGACCTCCACATAAAAAAACGAGACGAGACAGACGACAAGATAACAGAGGACGCCGCCAGAGCCATTTTAAGTCATGGTGTGGGCGTAAAGTGTGCCACAATAACACCTACGGAAGAAAGGGTACAGGAGTACAATCTTAAGAAGGCATGGAAAAGTCCCAATGCGACAATAAGGACGATCCTCGGTGGAACTGTTTTCAGAGAACCCATTCTGGTGAAAAATATCGTGCCCTATGTGCGATCATGGAAAAAACCCATCGTCATTGGTCGGCACGCTTACGGTGACGTGTACAGTAACGTCGAAATGAGAATACAAAGGAAGGGAAAGGTAAAACTCCTCTTTCAGCCTGAAGAAGGGGAAGAAGTGGCGGAGACCACTGTGTTTCAATTCTCTGGTCCAGGTATTGTCCAGGCTATACACAATCTCGACGATTCCATCGAAGAGTTCGCACGTACGTGTTTCCGTTATGCCCTGGAGAGAAAGCTCGACCTCTGGTTCAGTGCGAAAGACACCATATCCAAGACGTACGATGGCCACTTCCGGAGCATATTCGAGAAGGAATACAGAACCAACTGGGAAACACATTTCAGACAGGCCGGATTGAGTTACAACTTTTCCCTCATAGATGACGCAGCAGCGAGAGTTGTCCGTTCTGAAGGCGGAATCCTATGGGCCCTAAAAAACTATGACGGGGATGTAATGTCTGATATGATTGCTTCAGCCTGCGGAAGCCTGGCTATGATGACATCGGTTCTCGTTTCCCCGAAGGGGTGTTACGAATACGAGGCCGCTCACGGAACAGTACAGAGACATTACTACCGATACCTGAAGGGAGAGGAAACATCCACTAATCCAACCGCCATCATCTTCGCATGGAGCGGGGCGCTGAAAAAACGGGGTGAGCTTGACAATACACAGGATGTAATCGCCTTCGCAGAGAACTTGGAAAGGGCTGTGCGAGAAACCATAGAATCC
- a CDS encoding aconitate hydratase: MGLNITEKILSSHLVGGKLEAGSEIAIRIDQTLTQDATGTMTYLQFEAMNVPRVRTELSVSYVDHNTIQIGFENADDHLYLQSVAQRYGIYFSRPGNGICHQIHLERFGKPGKTLLGADSHTPTCGALGMFALGAGGLDVALAMAGEPFYLKCPRVIRINLEEELPPWVSAKDVILYILSIFTTKGNVGYVFEYGGEGLKKLTVPERATIANMGAECGVTTSIFPSDDMTRLFLRAQGRENDWIPLEADRDAQYDRIVTINLSELEPLAACPHSPDNVKRISEIENIPVHQVCVGSCTNSSYRDLATVAEILSGRVTHKDVSFVVAPGSRQVVTNLLMSSHLRSLITSGARIMENACGFCIGNSQSPPSGGVSLRTSNRNFYGRSGTKDAYVYLVSPETAAAALITGRITDPRKLNIEYPRIEMPEKFCIDDSMIIPPLNSDEAEKVQILRGPNIGSPPLNTPMPENIKGVVAIKLEDNITTDHIIPAGDRMKYRSNISRYAQYLFEVVDPEFYKRAIQNKERGFANIIVAGKSYGQGSSREHAALCPAHVGVRFVIAKSFERIHASNLINSGILPLTFSSYADYDSLGQGDTLEIVNIREALQKGESLIIHNISKKSYFTVKYTLSQREKAIILAGGMLNIIRERNTHHEDKS, from the coding sequence ATGGGTTTGAATATTACAGAGAAGATTCTATCCAGTCACCTAGTAGGGGGAAAACTTGAAGCAGGATCAGAAATCGCAATAAGAATCGACCAAACCCTAACCCAGGACGCAACGGGTACCATGACTTACTTACAATTCGAAGCCATGAACGTCCCCCGGGTGAGAACAGAACTGTCAGTAAGCTACGTAGACCACAACACGATTCAAATCGGTTTTGAAAATGCGGATGATCATCTATACCTTCAGAGCGTAGCGCAGCGGTACGGAATCTATTTTTCAAGACCAGGCAATGGTATATGCCATCAAATCCACCTGGAGAGATTCGGCAAACCGGGAAAAACTCTTCTTGGAGCTGACAGTCACACACCCACCTGTGGCGCCCTTGGTATGTTTGCCCTCGGTGCCGGCGGTTTAGATGTAGCCCTGGCGATGGCGGGAGAACCTTTCTACCTCAAGTGTCCCAGGGTTATCCGTATTAATTTGGAAGAGGAGCTACCACCGTGGGTTTCGGCAAAAGACGTAATTCTCTACATTCTCAGTATATTTACAACAAAAGGAAACGTGGGCTACGTATTTGAATACGGAGGAGAAGGTCTAAAGAAATTAACCGTGCCGGAGAGGGCGACGATAGCCAACATGGGTGCGGAATGCGGTGTAACCACCTCTATATTTCCCAGCGATGATATGACAAGGCTGTTCCTCCGTGCCCAGGGTAGAGAAAATGACTGGATACCCCTGGAGGCTGACAGAGATGCGCAATATGACAGAATAGTAACCATAAATCTATCAGAACTGGAGCCTCTAGCAGCGTGTCCTCATAGCCCCGACAATGTGAAACGGATAAGTGAAATAGAAAACATACCTGTTCACCAGGTGTGTGTGGGTAGCTGCACAAATTCCTCATACAGGGATCTGGCCACAGTTGCCGAGATACTAAGTGGCAGAGTAACCCACAAAGATGTGAGCTTTGTCGTTGCCCCCGGTTCTCGCCAGGTAGTTACCAACCTGCTTATGAGCAGTCATTTGCGTTCGCTAATCACAAGTGGCGCTCGTATAATGGAAAATGCCTGTGGTTTCTGCATCGGCAATAGTCAGAGTCCACCATCCGGCGGTGTATCTCTGAGAACATCCAACAGAAACTTCTACGGTAGATCGGGAACAAAAGATGCGTATGTTTATCTCGTAAGCCCAGAAACGGCAGCAGCCGCCTTAATTACAGGTCGCATAACAGATCCCAGAAAATTAAATATAGAATATCCCCGAATAGAGATGCCAGAAAAATTCTGTATCGACGATTCAATGATTATCCCGCCCCTCAACAGTGATGAGGCAGAAAAGGTACAAATTTTAAGGGGACCCAATATAGGATCACCACCATTGAACACCCCTATGCCCGAAAACATAAAAGGTGTGGTTGCAATCAAATTAGAAGACAATATCACCACCGATCATATCATACCTGCAGGGGACAGGATGAAGTACCGCTCCAATATTTCTCGGTACGCCCAGTACCTCTTCGAAGTGGTGGATCCAGAATTCTACAAAAGAGCCATCCAAAACAAAGAAAGAGGTTTTGCCAATATCATCGTGGCTGGTAAATCTTACGGACAAGGCTCTTCCCGGGAACATGCCGCTCTGTGTCCAGCCCATGTAGGGGTCAGATTTGTCATTGCCAAATCATTTGAACGCATCCATGCATCAAATCTCATCAATTCAGGTATACTACCCCTAACCTTCAGTAGCTATGCAGATTACGATTCCCTCGGCCAGGGAGACACACTTGAAATTGTAAACATAAGGGAAGCTCTGCAAAAGGGCGAATCCTTGATCATCCACAACATTTCCAAAAAAAGTTATTTCACGGTAAAATATACTCTCAGTCAGAGAGAAAAGGCTATTATACTCGCCGGCGGCATGCTGAATATAATCAGGGAGAGAAATACACATCATGAAGATAAAAGTTAG